One window of the Primulina eburnea isolate SZY01 chromosome 18, ASM2296580v1, whole genome shotgun sequence genome contains the following:
- the LOC140819307 gene encoding protein FREE1-like — protein MQHGDYNSAAPYYNNQQQYYPQNNTPNPNPNQIDSIHHPLPSYASAPPFSTSSYHPLPPSSADYSASYGHSSSSYPQFSQNPDPVPTAPSYQQTQPSYSFPQFEAHGAYQPPSPAQSSAYYQSYDQPPTPNYASNTNHSPSQVSPNSNNPSVQPSSQYPLLNSALYEPSYDNTAKHDGYLDGNFGRSRPGSELYGKLADSGYSAYGNDGVYGSNEGVYAYKGSREPYGARGTAPKSSTWSSFDDFGRPLGRSSSLGKEHPENSGLKVVRAVPKADAQQDAKSGVQKFRVKLLAESVGQSTMDVLCQISLDGIRMLDPSTNRILRIYLLDSITRCEALDSSTFAFWSKSSVDIEPRRIRLQSNSYTTNTILDTVTAAVVQFKEMNGRSQTSDSPKVAVQSTEKKKGFGDWMNLIKPVNEEKDHWVPDEAATKCTACGTDFNAFVRKHHCRNCGDIFCDKCTHGRTALTAEENAPIVRVCDRCLAEVSHRLSNAKETSSRSTVIRSHDDLAKKLQEEMERSCKVSSGSKSEVSGRRMKEVACPTCTVHLQVQVPSSGSETIECGVCQHPFLVSGD, from the exons ATGCAGCACGGCGACTATAATTCCGCTGCCCCTTATTACAACAACCAACAGCAGTACTACCCACAAAACAACACtccgaacccgaacccgaaccaGATTGATTCTATCCACCACCCGCTGCCGTCGTACGCATCCGCGCCACCGTTCTCGACCAGCAGCTACCATCCTCTTCCGCCTTCCTCTGCGGACTACTCAGCCTCTTACGGCCACAGCTCCTCTTCATATCCTcaattttctcaaaatcccgatcCTGTCCCCACCGCTCCATCGTACCAACAAACTCAGCCCTCTTATTCGTTCCCCCAATTTGAAGCACACGGGGCCTATCAACCTCCCTCCCCAGCTCAATCATCGGCGTATTATCAATCTTACGATCAGCCGCCGACGCCAAATTATGCCTCAAACACTAACCACAGCCCCAGCCAGGTTTCGCCCAATTCAAATAATCCTTCTGTTCAACCTTCTTCTCAATACCCTCTGTTAAATTCCGCACTGTATGAACCATCGTATGATAATACTGCCAAACACGATGGTTATCTTGATGGGAATTTCGGTAGGAGCAGGCCGGGATCAGAATTATATGGAAAACTAGCGGACAGTGGATATAGCGCGTATGGAAATGACGGTGTCTACGGGAGTAACGAGGGAGTTTACGCATACAAAGGGAGTAGAGAGCCTTATGGAGCTCGGGGAACAGCTCCAAAGTCATCAACTTGGTCTAGTTTTGATGATTTCGGAAGGCCCCTTGGGCGTTCTTCTTCTTTGGGGAAGGAGCATCCTGAGAATTCTGGTTTGAAGGTTGTGAGAGCAGTGCCGAAGGCCGATGCACAACAGGATGCTAAAAGTGGGGTTCAAAAGTTCAGAGTGAAGCTTTTGGCGGAAAGTGTTGGCCAGAGCACGATGGATGTACTTTGCCAG ATTAGCCTGGATGGAATCCGTATGCTGGACCCAAGTACTAATCGTATACTGCGAATATATCTTCTCGACTCAATAACCAGATGCGAA GCTTTGGATTCATCGACATTTGCCTTCTGGTCAAAAAGCTCCGTGGACATTGAACCGAGGCGTATCAGATTGCAGTCTAATAGTTATACCACCAACACAATTTTGGACACAGTTACTGCTGCAGTCGTACAG TTTAAGGAGATGAATGGAAGAAGCCAGACTTCTGACTCTCCCAAGGTTGCCGTGCAATCAACAGAGAAAAAGAAAGGTTTTGGGGATTGGATGAATTTGATAAAGCCTGTCAATGAAGAAAAAGATCACTGG GTTCCTGACGAAGCAGCGACAAAATGCACAGCTTGTGGGACCGATTTCAATGCTTTTGTGCGGAAG CACCATTGCCGAAACTGTGGAGATATTTTCTGTGACAAGTGCACTCATGGTAGAACTGCTCTTACTGCTGAGGAGAATGCTCCAATAGTTAGAGTTTGTGATCGATGCTTG GCTGAAGTTTCTCATAGGTTGAGTAATGCGAAGGAAACTTCTAGCAGATCTACTGTTATTCGAAGTCACGACGATCTCGCAAAGAAACTTCAG GAGGAGATGGAGAGAAGCTGCAAGGTGTCATCAG GCTCCAAGTCAGAGGTTTCAGGCAGACGGATGAAAGAGGTTGCTTGCCCTACTTGTACAGTCCATTTGCAG GTTCAAGTTCCCAGCTCAGGCTCAGAAACCATAGAGTGCGGAGTCTGCCAGCATCCTTTCCTGGTCAGTGGCGACTGA
- the LOC140820046 gene encoding putative pentatricopeptide repeat-containing protein At5g52630 isoform X1 — MVEPILDPPLLELLPFPRKEFSSTSRFPRNPLNNLSFEQNYRTICNHLLDFTRGKFLLKGQAFHAHVIKSGLQIVPLVCHHLINFYARLQLPHCSELLFNDAFFKSSTTWSSIVSCFVQNELPLDALEYFQGMLRDEKMYPDDHIFPCATKACAMLNDRNLGQSVHCLAVKLGYDVNVYVGSSVVDMYAKCARLGDARKMFDGMPDRNVVSWSGIIYGYAQMGEDDEALRLFKGALCGGGMNVNDFTFSSVIRVCGNSTLFELGKQMHGLCLKMNFDESCFVGSSLISMYSKSGVIEDAYRVFDEVLDRNLGMWNSMLIACAQHAHTRSVFELFKKMESVGTKPNFITFLCMLYACSHAGLLEEGKFYFSLMKDNGIEPGSQHYASMVDLLGRAGKLQEALELVNEMPMQPTESVWGALLTGCRIHRNIELAAYVADRVFALGPVSPGLHIMLSSAYAAAGRYQEAAKARKLLKDLGQKKETGLSWVEESNKIHTFAAGDRAHPQTVEIYKKLEELGEDMERAGYVADTSYVLREVGAVEKSQAIRYHSERLAIAFALIKFPPERPIRVMKNLRVCGDCHTAVKFMSKCTGRTIIVRDNNRFHRFSNEQCSCGDYW; from the coding sequence ATGGTGGAGCCAATTCTTGATCCTCCGCTGCTAGAGCTGCTGCCATTTCCCCGAAAAGAATTCTCCAGCACTTCACGTTTCCCGCGAAACCCACTGAATAATCTGAGCTTCGAGCAGAACTATCGAACCATATGTAATCATTTGCTCGATTTCACGCGGGGGAAGTTTCTGCTTAAAGGCCAAGCTTTTCATGCCCATGTTATCAAATCCGGCCTTCAAATTGTTCCGCTGGTATGCCATCATTTGATCAATTTCTACGCTAGGCTTCAGCTCCCGCATTGTTCGGAATTGTTGTTCAATGACGCTTTTTTCAAATCATCTACCACCTGGAGTTCTATCGTATCATGTTTTGTGCAGAATGAACTCCCCTTGGATGCGCTTGAATATTTTCAGGGTATGCTTCGGGATGAAAAGATGTATCCGGATGATCATATATTTCCGTGTGCGACGAAAGCGTGCGCGATGTTAAATGATCGTAATTTGGGGCAATCGGTGCACTGTCTGGCTGTGAAATTAGGTTATGATGTGAATGTGTATGTAGGGAGTTCTGTGGTGGATATGTATGCGAAATGTGCGAGACTGGGGGATGCGAGGAAGATGTTCGACGGAATGCCTGACAGAAATGTGGTGTCGTGGAGTGGGATTATATATGGTTATGCACAAATGGGGGAGGATGACGAGGCTCTGAGGCTTTTCAAAGGTGCTTTATGTGGAGGAGGTATGAATGTGAATGATTTTACTTTCTCTAGTGTGATTCGGGTTTGTGGGAATTCGACATTGTTTGAATTGGGAAAGCAGATGCATGGTTTGTGCTTGAAGATGAATTTTGATGAGTCGTGTTTTGTCGGGAGTTCTTTGATCTCTATGTACTCAAAGAGTGGTGTGATTGAGGATGCTTATAGAGTTTTTGATGAGGTTTTGGATAGAAATTTAGGGATGTGGAACTCAATGTTGATCGCATGTGCTCAGCACGCTCACACAAGGAGTGTGTTTGAGCTGTTTAAGAAAATGGAAAGTGTGGGGACGAAGCCAAATTTTATCACTTTTTTGTGTATGCTTTATGCTTGTAGCCATGCAGGTTTACTAGAGGAAGGAAAATTTTACTTTAGCTTGATGAAGGATAATGGAATCGAGCCTGGAAGTCAGCATTACGCTTCAATGGTAGACTTACTTGGTCGAGCTGGAAAACTTCAAGAGGCTCTTGAATTAGTTAATGAAATGCCGATGCAACCAACAGAGTCTGTGTGGGGAGCTTTATTGACTGGCTGCCGAATCCATAGAAACATTGAGCTGGCTGCTTATGTGGCTGATAGAGTGTTTGCGCTTGGACCCGTGAGCCCAGGCTTACACATAATGTTGTCCAGTGCTTATGCAGCTGCTGGTAGATATCAAGAAGCTGCAAAAGCAAGAAAGTTGCTGAAAGATTTGGGGCAGAAAAAGGAAACGGGGCTGAGCTGGGTAGAGGAAAGTAACAAGATTCACACGTTTGCTGCAGGGGATAGGGCTCATCCACAAACGGTGGAGATTTATAAAAAGCTTGAGGAGTTAGGGGAGGACATGGAGCGCGCTGGTTATGTTGCAGACACTAGTTATGTGTTGCGAGAAGTTGGTGCTGTAGAGAAGAGCCAAGCTATTAGGTATCACAGCGAGAGATTAGCCATTGCATTTGCGCTCATTAAGTTTCCGCCCGAACGACCAATTAGAGTCATGAAAAACTTGCGTGTGTGCGGTGATTGTCATACTGCAGTAAAGTTTATGTCCAAATGCACCGGAAGGACCATTATTGTTAGAGACAACAATCGTTTCCATAGATTCTCAAATGAGCAATGTTCCTGTGGTGATTACTGGTGA
- the LOC140820046 gene encoding putative pentatricopeptide repeat-containing protein At5g52630 isoform X2 produces the protein MVEPILDPPLLELLPFPRKEFSSTSRFPRNPLNNLSFEQNYRTICNHLLDFTRGKFLLKGQAFHAHVIKSGLQIVPLNELPLDALEYFQGMLRDEKMYPDDHIFPCATKACAMLNDRNLGQSVHCLAVKLGYDVNVYVGSSVVDMYAKCARLGDARKMFDGMPDRNVVSWSGIIYGYAQMGEDDEALRLFKGALCGGGMNVNDFTFSSVIRVCGNSTLFELGKQMHGLCLKMNFDESCFVGSSLISMYSKSGVIEDAYRVFDEVLDRNLGMWNSMLIACAQHAHTRSVFELFKKMESVGTKPNFITFLCMLYACSHAGLLEEGKFYFSLMKDNGIEPGSQHYASMVDLLGRAGKLQEALELVNEMPMQPTESVWGALLTGCRIHRNIELAAYVADRVFALGPVSPGLHIMLSSAYAAAGRYQEAAKARKLLKDLGQKKETGLSWVEESNKIHTFAAGDRAHPQTVEIYKKLEELGEDMERAGYVADTSYVLREVGAVEKSQAIRYHSERLAIAFALIKFPPERPIRVMKNLRVCGDCHTAVKFMSKCTGRTIIVRDNNRFHRFSNEQCSCGDYW, from the exons ATGGTGGAGCCAATTCTTGATCCTCCGCTGCTAGAGCTGCTGCCATTTCCCCGAAAAGAATTCTCCAGCACTTCACGTTTCCCGCGAAACCCACTGAATAATCTGAGCTTCGAGCAGAACTATCGAACCATATGTAATCATTTGCTCGATTTCACGCGGGGGAAGTTTCTGCTTAAAGGCCAAGCTTTTCATGCCCATGTTATCAAATCCGGCCTTCAAATTGTTCCGCTG AATGAACTCCCCTTGGATGCGCTTGAATATTTTCAGGGTATGCTTCGGGATGAAAAGATGTATCCGGATGATCATATATTTCCGTGTGCGACGAAAGCGTGCGCGATGTTAAATGATCGTAATTTGGGGCAATCGGTGCACTGTCTGGCTGTGAAATTAGGTTATGATGTGAATGTGTATGTAGGGAGTTCTGTGGTGGATATGTATGCGAAATGTGCGAGACTGGGGGATGCGAGGAAGATGTTCGACGGAATGCCTGACAGAAATGTGGTGTCGTGGAGTGGGATTATATATGGTTATGCACAAATGGGGGAGGATGACGAGGCTCTGAGGCTTTTCAAAGGTGCTTTATGTGGAGGAGGTATGAATGTGAATGATTTTACTTTCTCTAGTGTGATTCGGGTTTGTGGGAATTCGACATTGTTTGAATTGGGAAAGCAGATGCATGGTTTGTGCTTGAAGATGAATTTTGATGAGTCGTGTTTTGTCGGGAGTTCTTTGATCTCTATGTACTCAAAGAGTGGTGTGATTGAGGATGCTTATAGAGTTTTTGATGAGGTTTTGGATAGAAATTTAGGGATGTGGAACTCAATGTTGATCGCATGTGCTCAGCACGCTCACACAAGGAGTGTGTTTGAGCTGTTTAAGAAAATGGAAAGTGTGGGGACGAAGCCAAATTTTATCACTTTTTTGTGTATGCTTTATGCTTGTAGCCATGCAGGTTTACTAGAGGAAGGAAAATTTTACTTTAGCTTGATGAAGGATAATGGAATCGAGCCTGGAAGTCAGCATTACGCTTCAATGGTAGACTTACTTGGTCGAGCTGGAAAACTTCAAGAGGCTCTTGAATTAGTTAATGAAATGCCGATGCAACCAACAGAGTCTGTGTGGGGAGCTTTATTGACTGGCTGCCGAATCCATAGAAACATTGAGCTGGCTGCTTATGTGGCTGATAGAGTGTTTGCGCTTGGACCCGTGAGCCCAGGCTTACACATAATGTTGTCCAGTGCTTATGCAGCTGCTGGTAGATATCAAGAAGCTGCAAAAGCAAGAAAGTTGCTGAAAGATTTGGGGCAGAAAAAGGAAACGGGGCTGAGCTGGGTAGAGGAAAGTAACAAGATTCACACGTTTGCTGCAGGGGATAGGGCTCATCCACAAACGGTGGAGATTTATAAAAAGCTTGAGGAGTTAGGGGAGGACATGGAGCGCGCTGGTTATGTTGCAGACACTAGTTATGTGTTGCGAGAAGTTGGTGCTGTAGAGAAGAGCCAAGCTATTAGGTATCACAGCGAGAGATTAGCCATTGCATTTGCGCTCATTAAGTTTCCGCCCGAACGACCAATTAGAGTCATGAAAAACTTGCGTGTGTGCGGTGATTGTCATACTGCAGTAAAGTTTATGTCCAAATGCACCGGAAGGACCATTATTGTTAGAGACAACAATCGTTTCCATAGATTCTCAAATGAGCAATGTTCCTGTGGTGATTACTGGTGA
- the LOC140819568 gene encoding putative pentatricopeptide repeat-containing protein At5g08490, translating to MSEALSLVVQRVCQTRSNSNYLIFADVLKSCAAALHFNLGKILHSLVIKQGHSSCLFILKALLNMYAKCEVLDDCRDLFDEIDVRDTVTWNIILSGFAGTRNHDDKVMKLFSLLRGSHNSKPSPVTLAIILPVYTRLGCLDSGRSIHAYAVKSGLESQTLVGNALVSMYAKCGVVLDASSVFCGIADKDVVSYNAIIAGFAEMKLVDRAFELFCKMIEELVIPNYATFANILPVCAALRSTVGFKKGKEIHSYVLRRTELEKETTVTNALLSFYLRIGKIREAQDIFRRMEFRDLVSWNSMIAGHAVNGEWLKSLEIFHEFVRLGSILDSITLISILPACAELCHIQAGKEIHGYVFRHLSLCEETSIGNALLRFYAKCGYMEIAIRTFLFIPQKDLISWNTLLDAFGENLLETQFAELLYRMLVEEVKPDAVTILTIVKFYGILSKISNIKQAHGYSLRSGVLLAQVEPTLVNALLDAYSKCENMEYASKLFENFLQKRNLITCNSMISGYLANGSYDDASMLFRRMSQRDLNSWNILVRGYALNECPNEALNLFHELHCLDIKPDSMTIMSILVVCGQMASIHLLRQCHGHVVRTCSDDVHLKAAFLDVYSKCGSLNSAHKLYMSTSQKDLVMFTAMIGAYAMHGMGDKAIGVFGHMLQCNVKPDHVVMTAVLSACRHAGLINEGLIIFNSIDKVHHMTPSMEQYACMVDLLARGGRIKEALSFLNQMPVAANANIWGTLLGSCKTHHDVDMGHVVADHILKNETTDIGNFVVLSNLFAADAKWEGVVEMRKLMKTRDLKKPAGCSWIEVGRSKSVFVAGDFSHPNRGLIYNILRNLDGQIKGLYDFHLI from the coding sequence ATGAGTGAAGCCCTTTCTCTTGTAGTTCAAAGGGTTTGTCAGACAAGGTCAAATTCCAACTACCTGATTTTTGCTGATGTTCTAAAATCATGTGCGGCTGCTTTGCATTTCAACTTGGGGAAAATTTTGCATAGCCTTGTTATTAAACAAGGCCATAGCTCATGCCTATTCATTTTAAAAGCTTTACTCAATATGTATGCAAAATGTGAAGTTCTTGATGATTGCCGTGACTTGTTTGATGAAATCGATGTTCGCGATACTGTCACTTGGAATATTATCTTGTCTGGATTTGCTGGCACAAGGAATCACGATGATAAGGTGATGAAGTTGTTTAGTCTTCTCCGTGGTTCTCATAATTCCAAACCGAGCCCTGTTACTCTTGCCATTATTCTTCCAGTATACACTCGCTTAGGCTGTTTGGATTCCGGAAGGAGTATTCATGCGTATGCTGTAAAATCTGGATTGGAATCACAGACACTGGTAGGAAATGCTTTAGTGTCGATGTATGCAAAATGCGGAGTTGTTTTAGATGCATCTTCTGTCTTTTGTGGAATTGCTGACAAAGATGTTGTTTCGTATAATGCGATAATTGCAGGGTTTGCTGAGATGAAGCTTGTGGACAGAGCATTTGAACTCTTTTGTAAGATGATCGAAGAGTTAGTGATACCTAATTATGCAACATTTGCAAATATTTTACCTGTCTGTGCTGCTTTGAGATCTACTGTTGGTTTCAAAAAGGGTAAAGAAATACATTCTTATGTGTTGCGAAGAACTGAGCTTGAAAAGGAAACAACTGTCACTAATGCTCTTTTAAGCTTTTATTTGAGAATTGGAAAAATTAGAGAAGCGCAAGATATATTCAGAAGGATGGAATTTAGAGATCTGGTATCTTGGAACTCTATGATTGCTGGGCATGCTGTAAATGGTGAATGGCTCAAATCATTGGAGATATTTCACGAGTTTGTTCGTTTGGGGTCTATATTGGACTCAATTACTCTAATCAGCATTCTTCCTGCTTGTGCTGAGTTGTGTCATATCCAGGCGGGAAAGGAGATACATGGGTATGTTTTTCGGCATCTTTCTCTTTGTGAGGAAACATCGATTGGAAACGCCCTCTTAAGATTTTATGCAAAATGTGGATACATGGAAATTGCAATTCGCACATTCTTATTTATTCCTCAAAAAGATTTGATATCATGGAATACTCTGCTTGATGCATTTGGGGAAAATCTACTTGAAACTCAGTTTGCTGAGCTCTTATATAGAATGCTTGTGGAAGAAGTGAAGCCTGATGCTGTTACTATCTTAACAATTGTGAAGTTTTATGGCATTCTTTCGAAGATAAGTAATATTAAACAAGCTCATGGGTATTCATTGAGATCCGGAGTTTTGCTTGCCCAAGTTGAACCCACTCTTGTAAACGCATTGCTTGATGCATATTCCAAATGTGAAAATATGGAGTACGCGTCAAAATTGTTCGAAAATTTCTTGCAAAAGAGGAATCTGATAACATGTAATTCAATGATTTCTGGATATTTAGCTAATGGTTCTTAtgatgatgcaagtatgttatTCCGAAGGATGTCTCAGAGAGATCTTAATTCGTGGAATATCCTGGTGAGGGGTTATGCTTTAAATGAATGTCCTAACGAAGCTCTAAATTTGTTTCATGAACTACACTGTCTTGATATAAAACCTGATTCCATGACTATTATGAGCATCCTTGTAGTTTGTGGTCAAATGGCTTCAATTCACTTACTGAGACAGTGTCATGGACATGTGGTTAGGACCTGCTCTGATGATGTTCATCTAAAGGCAGCTTTTTTGGATGTGTACTCAAAATGTGGAAGCTTGAACAGTGCACATAAGCTCTACATGTCAACATCTCAAAAAGATTTGGTCATGTTCACCGCTATGATTGGAGCGTATGCAATGCATGGAATGGGTGACAAAGCCATCGGGGTTTTTGGCCACATGCTTCAGTGCAATGTGAAACCAGATCATGTTGTAATGACTGCTGTCTTATCTGCTTGCCGTCATGCTGGTCTTATTAATGAAGGCTTGATAATATTTAATTCAATAGATAAGGTGCATCATATGACACCTAGCATGGAGCAGTATGCTTGTATGGTGGATCTCCTTGCGCGAGGAGGCCGAATCAAAGAAGCTTTATCATTTCTAAATCAAATGCCTGTTGCTGCTAATGCCAATATCTGGGGTACACTGCTTGGTTCTTGCAAAACCCACCATGATGTGGACATGGGTCATGTTGTGGCTGATCACATCTTGAAAAATGAAACCACAGACATTGGAAATTTTGTAGTTTTGTCAAATCTATTTGCTGCAGATGCTAAATGGGAGGGGGTAGTGGAGATGCGGAAGCTGATGAAAACAAGAGACTTGAAAAAGCCAGCTGGATGTAGTTGGATTGAAGTGGGAAGGAGTAAAAGTGTTTTTGTGGCTGGTGATTTTTCTCACCCAAATAGAGGTCTTATTTACAACATTTTGAGAAATCTTGATGGACAAATTAAAGGGCTATATGATTTTCATCTTATTTGA